From Bacteroidales bacterium, the proteins below share one genomic window:
- a CDS encoding GxxExxY protein, giving the protein MANLIHKEESYKIIGICMDVHNNLGPGFLEIVYKDALEYEFKNLKIPYEREKRYEVNYKGVILPHKFQADFVVFDRIVLEVKAVSGIAEDFIARAISYLKVSGLKLSLIVNFGEIKLNYKRIVL; this is encoded by the coding sequence ATGGCAAATCTCATTCATAAAGAAGAAAGCTATAAGATCATTGGGATCTGCATGGATGTGCATAACAATCTCGGGCCCGGCTTTCTTGAAATTGTTTATAAAGATGCCCTGGAGTATGAATTCAAGAATTTGAAGATTCCCTATGAAAGGGAAAAAAGATATGAAGTAAATTACAAAGGCGTCATATTACCCCATAAGTTTCAGGCAGACTTTGTAGTATTTGACCGAATCGTTCTTGAAGTAAAGGCAGTTTCCGGTATAGCGGAAGATTTTATTGCAAGGGCAATAAGCTATTTGAAAGTTTCAGGTCTGAAACTGTCGTTAATTGTTAATTTTGGAGAAATCAAACTGAATTACAAACGGATTGTTTTGTGA